The Rhododendron vialii isolate Sample 1 chromosome 6a, ASM3025357v1 genome includes a window with the following:
- the LOC131329176 gene encoding sugar transport protein 5-like translates to MAPGVFAVEGLSGNYGGRITVSVVMTCIVAASGGLIFGYDIGISGGVTTMVPFLKKFFPSILKKAAEAKTNMYCIYNSNTLTAFTSSLYIAGLASSLVASRLTAALGRRNIMVLGGCLFFAGGAINGGAKDVAMLIVGRILLGFGVGFTNQATPVYLSEMAPPKWRGAFNTGFQFFIGIGVVTANCLNYGAAKLTWGWRLSLGLAVVPAVIMTLGALLISDTPSSLVERGKVEQAKQSLIKVRGKGTDIEPELNDLIRSSEIAKAANQEPFVTIFERQYRPHLTMAIAIPFFQQVTGINIIAFYAPVLFQSVGFGSDSALIAAIILGLVNLASILVSTVVVDRFGRRFLFLEGGIQMFICQVAVACVLAAVTGVSGTKHISKGYGVLVLVFMCLYAAGFGWSWGPLSWLIPSEIFPMKIRTTGQSISVAVNFAVTFVLSQTFLTMLCHFKFGAFLFYAGWIFVMTVFVLLFVPETKGIPLDSMYQVWEGHWYWRRFVKAQS, encoded by the exons ATGGCTCCAGGGGTTTTTGCCGTCGAGGGGCTGAGCGGGAACTACGGCGGCCGGATAACGGTGTCCGTGGTCATGACGTGCATAGTTGCTGCTTCAGGTGGCCTCATTTTTGGCTACGATATTGGGATTTCAG GAGGTGTAACAACAATGGTACCATTTCTTAAGAAGTTTTTCCCATCAATACTGAAGAAGGCGGCAGaggccaaaacaaacatgtatTGCATATATAACAGCAATACTTTGACAGCATTCACATCGTCCCTATACATAGCTGGTTTAGCCTCATCCCTGGTGGCTAGCCGCCTCACGGCGGCCTTGGGCCGCAGAAACATCATGGTGCTGGGTGGTTGCTTATTCTTCGCCGGTGGTGCCATTAACGGTGGGGCTAAGGATGTTGCCATGCTCATCGTGGGACGTATCTTGCTTGGATTTGGTGTTGGTTTCACTAACCAG GCAACTCCCGTTTATCTCTCAGAGATGGCACCCCCAAAATGGCGCGGCGCATTCAACACAGGCTTTCAATTCTTCATAGGCATTGGTGTGGTCACAGCCAACTGCCTTAACTATGGCGCGGCTAAGCTAACATGGGGGTGGCGCCTCTCCCTCGGTCTCGCCGTGGTCCCCGCCGTCATCATGACATTAGGAGCCCTCCTAATCTCCGACACCCCCAGCAGCTTGGTGGAGCGTGGAAAAGTGGAACAAGCCAAACAGTCTCTAATCAAAGTCCGAGGAAAGGGGACCGACATTGAACCAGAGTTGAACGACCTCATCAGGTCGAGCGAAATAGCAAAAGCCGCTAACCAGGAGCCGTTTGTGACTATATTTGAGCGGCAGTATCGGCCCCACCTCACGATGGCTATTGCAATACCGTTCTTCCAACAGGTTACTGGGATTAATATAATTGCGTTTTACGCTCCTGTCCTGTTTCAGTCCGTGGGGTTTGGAAGTGATTCGGCTTTAATCGCGGCGATCATATTGGGGTTGGTTAACCTGGCTTCGATCCTTGTGTCTACTGTGGTGGTTGATCGATTCGGTCGAAGGTTTTTGTTCCTGGAAGGTGGAATTCAAATGTTCATTTGTCAG GTGGCGGTGGCTTGCGTGCTAGCAGCGGTCACTGGTGTTTCTGGCACCAAGCACATTTCCAAGGGATATGGTGTACTCGTGCTCGTCTTTATGTGCCTCTACGCAGCTGGTTTTGGCTGGTCATGGGGACCTCTAAGCTGGCTCATTCCAAGTGAAATATTCCCAATGAAAATCCGAACCACAGGACAAAGCATAAGTGTCGCAGTCAACTTCGCGGTTACCTTTGTTTTGTCCCAGACTTTCTTAACAATGCTCTGCCACTTCAAGTTCGGTGCTTTTCTGTTCTATGCCGGGTGGATTTTTGTGATGACCGTTTTTGTTCTGCTTTTTGTGCCGGAGACCAAAGGGATTCCCCTAGATTCTATGTATCAGGTGTGGGAGGGGCATTGGTATTGGCGCAGATTCGTGAAGGCTCAATCTTAG